In Roseibium algicola, the DNA window GTCAGCATCGTGGCCGTCAGGCTTTCCGACAACTCGTCGGCCCGGTTTGGCCAAGCCGCGTGATGATCGAGCAGCGATGTGGTGTAGAGACCTTTCCAGCCCGTTCCCATGCCGTTGCCTTTCATCATCTGGTTGGTCGAGCCTTCTCCGGCGATGGCAAGCCAGATGGGCATCGCATCGTTGTGCATGGGGATCGACACCTCATCGACGGTGGCGCCCATAGTGCGAAAGACATTGGCGGAGCGGCGAACGGAGGCATCGACGTCCGCTTCGGATTCCGGACGGCCAAATCCTTCGCGCACAACGGCAATGCGCAGCCCCGCTACGCCGCGCCCAAGCGCTGCCGTGTACCGATCGGGCTCGGGAGCGTATTGGCGCGGATCAAGCCCATCCGCTCCGGCCAGCACTTCCAGAAACAGGGCGTTGTCGGCAACATTCGCGGTCATCGGCCCGGTATGGTCGATAGTGTTTTCGATGGGCATCACGCCGGAATACGGAACCAGCCCATGGGTGGCCTTCATGCCGTAGAGGCCACTGAAGGAAGCGGGCATGCGAACGGAGCCGCCCTGGTCGCCGCCGATTGCCATGTCGGCTTCGCCGGTCACGACCACCACTGCCGAGCCCGACGAGGATCCTCCTGCAGAGTACCCGTGGCGACGGGGATTGTGGACATGGCCGGTGGAATTGGTGTGACTGCCGCCCGACAGGCAGAAATGCTCGCAATGGGTTTTGCCGACAATCGTGCCTCCCGCATCCAGTATGCGTGTAACGATCGTCGCATCGACGTCGGGCGTGTAGCCTTTCATGGTCGAGGACCCATTCATCATCGGCACGCCGGCGACGCAGACATTGTCCTTGATCGCGATCCGTTTGCCGGCGAGAGGCCCGCGCGGAGCACCCCGGATGTCGGTCTTCACGTACCAAGCGTTATTCGGGTTTTCCTGTGCAGTCGGCCGGTAGCCTGCAGTGCGCGGATAATCCACCTGAGGCAAATAATCCGGCATCGCATCAAGCGCGTCGTAGTGGTTCAAAGTTCCGTCTATTGCATTGAGA includes these proteins:
- a CDS encoding amidase, whose translation is MPDTVLSDPPARQLRRSVKRPSLDDMLTIARDFGMSHSATRLSEYLNAIDGTLNHYDALDAMPDYLPQVDYPRTAGYRPTAQENPNNAWYVKTDIRGAPRGPLAGKRIAIKDNVCVAGVPMMNGSSTMKGYTPDVDATIVTRILDAGGTIVGKTHCEHFCLSGGSHTNSTGHVHNPRRHGYSAGGSSSGSAVVVVTGEADMAIGGDQGGSVRMPASFSGLYGMKATHGLVPYSGVMPIENTIDHTGPMTANVADNALFLEVLAGADGLDPRQYAPEPDRYTAALGRGVAGLRIAVVREGFGRPESEADVDASVRRSANVFRTMGATVDEVSIPMHNDAMPIWLAIAGEGSTNQMMKGNGMGTGWKGLYTTSLLDHHAAWPNRADELSESLTATMLTGEYFLRHYHGRYYAKAQNLARKLGAAYDRMLGAYDLLLMPTTAMKATPLPPQDAPLALILQRAFEMLENTAPFDVTGHPAMSIPCGMSDGLPIGCMLVARYYGEATIYQAASAFEAAGDWKEM